From Oncorhynchus keta strain PuntledgeMale-10-30-2019 unplaced genomic scaffold, Oket_V2 Un_contig_8394_pilon_pilon, whole genome shotgun sequence, a single genomic window includes:
- the LOC127926821 gene encoding periplakin-like, translating into MFKKKPSKSVTITQTKKAPSSELSALIEKLQKNADKVEKLILETEQNLNKDVSKINEGKQPLYQDDTNKRILSSLELLQGLDEDAVDAKRLQHPQAEMIEQDMKQLRVRLRKLREDHDRIYHLTRSEGLPSVNWGRIIEEKQGNLSNKGFGQDLPTIENEVEEHNIFHSEVEALAPHISASDDKDSASALQLKYNKLLASSSARQRHLLSLRDYMQRCTNELYWMDQQAGERINYDWSDTNLDYPARHRQYENFISKCLSHLRRPLSPSE; encoded by the exons GGCGCCCTCCTCTGAGCTGTCTGCACTGATTGAGAAGCTGCAGAAGAACGCTGACAAGGTGGAGAAGCTCATCCTTGAGACGGAGCAGAACCTCAACAAG GATGTGAGTAAGATCAACGAGGGCAAGCAGCCTCTGTACCAGGACGACACCAACAAGCGCATCCTAAGCTCTCTGGAGCTGCTGCAAGGCCTGGATGAGGACGCCGTCGACGCAAAACGCCTGCAGCACCCCCAGGCTGAGATGATTGAGCAGGA TATGAAGCAGCTGAGAGTGAGACTAAGGAAGCTGAGAGAGGACCACGACCGCATCTACCACCTGACCCGTTCTGAGGGCCTGCCGAGCGTCAACTGGGGCAGGATCATAGAGGAGAAACAG GGCAACCTGAGCAACAAGGGTTTTGGTCAGGACCTGCCCACCATAGAGAACGAGGTGGAGGAACACAACATCTTTCACAGTGAGGTGGAGGCCCTGGCCCCTCACATCTCAGCCAGCGACGACAAG gactcTGCCAGTGCCCTCCAGCTGAAGTACAACAAGCTCCTG gccaGTTCCAGTGCTCGACAGCGCCACCTGTTGAGCCTGCGTGACTACATGCAGCGCTGCACTAATGAGCTGTACTGGATGGACCAGCAGGCAGGGGAGAGGATCAACTATGACTGGAGCGATACTAACCTGGACTACCCTGCACGTCACAGACAGTATGAG AACTTCATCAGTAAGTGTCTGAGTCACCTGAGGAGGCCACTGTCACCATCTGAATGA